One Glycine max cultivar Williams 82 chromosome 1, Glycine_max_v4.0, whole genome shotgun sequence genomic window, CATGGCtcctaattattttcttttgtcccGGTGTCTTTATTGTTGCCGAGAGAAGGCACTGTATGATAATTAATAATCTTGACAACATGCCTCGTGGGTTGAAATAACATTTGGTGCCATTCGCAGATGTGGGCATAAAAACATAGGTGTCAGCAGTAGTAGGCGAGACTGAGATActattgatattgatattattaatgaaaaggGTGATCGGTTAATTACATTACATAGGATCCTATTATATATAGGAGACATGCCATATGGGTTAACATTATGTTTGAGTTGAATTAATGGATCGAAATACGTCCTTTTAATAAAAACCAAAGAGATATAAATACAATACATATGTTATCAGAAGGGAATAGCAGGAGGAAGTACGATCTAAAGATGCAAAGTGTGATTAAAATGGTATAACCATAGCTAAAACGAAGATTGAAGGTACAATGGGATGTGGGCACTTGAAATAGCGATAAAGAAAGGAGAGATGAGTTAGGCTTGCGGGGCCTATCATTCATTCAATTGTACGCTGATATGAAACACCAACGGTTGATAGCAAAAGGTTCTAAAATGGTGCAATGCGTGTCAGGGACTAAGTTAGGATAGAGAGAACAGGAGCAGTGTTTGTTTCGGGTTGTGGGCGGCCATAGGCTCAAACTAATaataaggagaagaagaaggtgatgatgattgatgaagaagataaaaaaaatagaagcatatattagtattattattgttgtggcAGTTGAATAAATGATGACAGTGGGAGCTACAACACTAGGACAATGGTGTATTAAAGAAGGAACTGGCAGTGTACACAAACATTTGTACTACATTGGGTACGGTACTATTCTTCTTGGATCTTGTGCCCTATTCCttcttcacttcacttctcACTTCTTTTTATGCTTCTTTGGGTCACTCCTTACCCACGTGGAACATTGACTTACCTGCAAAATATTCCTCATCACCATCAACCTTGTACATCTGTAgtcttttagttatttttagctACTCTATTTCACACACTCACTTTCCACTTAGTTTTTGTTGGTTGGGTGTTTCCATCGGAGGACTGATTGTAATATCTGCAGAAATATTTGGATTAACTGTCACTAACTAATTACCTTCCCAGGAGTATGAGGAAAATTGTGATTAGTTATTAGCTGCATTGACTAGATAGTTAATTGTTAACCACGATATGAGCCATTTAAATAGAAGTAtactaaaattaactttaatttgGTGAGGATTTATATAGATTATAACTCtcgcattttttaaatttagaggtttttaaactaacaagaaatgtttgaaatttataatgtgCACATTTTTTTTGGTTAGTTTGAACTTCACTGAactagaaaaatgtttttttggttCGATCAGTGAACCATTTTCTCAAATTTGAACCAAATTGTGCTTTAAACCAAACTGAATTATTTTTGTGCATTGTTCGCAAAAGAAAGATTTAAAGTTGGAGgatttttatctctttataaAAATGGTTCCTTTTTTATGCTtcagtttatttaaattctcaaagagttatattcaatttttttatataacagtTGAATTCGGttcaattttctttaacacCCCTACCTTTTAGTTTAGTTTCACTCGATATTTCCtatgaaaaatattacaaaaactatTAGCATTCAAATGCAAGGATTCTTGTTTAACACTCTCCAAGATACGTACAAGTGTACAACATCTTTAAGGTTTTCTCCCCATTACAACATTTGAGCAATCCTTGTGGATTATCCAAGTAGTTTCAAACTTAATTTTGCTTTGATAATGGAAGATTATCATTAAAGTCTTTTATTAGCACCCAAAGAATAAAGATTTTCCTCTATAGTGgcaataataattcaaaaaagtAGTATgcatgcaaaaaagaaaatgagttcAGTAAAAAAAGAGTTTGCATACGTCATCAAGACATTCACTCAATGACATTGACAAATACCCTTCTATAATAGTAACAATAATCAGCTTAATAAGTGTCAAGAGTATTAACTTTGTAAAGCaatgttttctttaaaaaattgttatggGAAATTTACGGACAAGTTCTTTGACATGTTGATTTGAAAAAAACTTACTCCAATACCCTTAACTATCATCTTcactttacatatatatatatatatatatatatatatatatatataactctaaATTTTGTATCAATTTTCTTATTGGACTTCTAGAGTGTTTGCAAGATTTGTCAATAAATCTAAGTTGATTTGAGAAATAAATACTTGCATGGTTATCTTCATACCTATTTGTACAGCTTAAGGTATATGATTAATCTTCTCCTTTTGCATGAATTGCTCTATATTGACGTCGATATATTGTGTGGATCCCTgccaaacaaaattttatttttttggagttACTCTTTTCATGTTTTCCCATAGCATTCTAGTTTAATTGGTTACACACACGATTCCTCTGCTTCTCTGGGTCCTATTATCATTCTTTGAGACTTATTTGTGTGCTTCTCATTAAATTATCCTTTGAAGAATAGTTAGATAATGTAGTTATGGGCGGGGTTAATTTTTAGACATTTCTTATGCTTCATTTGGTCGTTTTATTCCTTATTaagaatattaaatttgtttgctttgcttaatttgtttgtttccatttttcacGAAGATATCAATGATACCTTTTGGCCTATTTTTACGTTATACTACAAGCCAATCACATTATATTTTCAATCTTTGAAATCATCAAAATATGATTGTTTgccaaaagaacaaaaaaaaaaatgtttgtttgcTTTCCTTGTAGTATAACTTATGCACCATTCTCCACATTTTCGTGTTCTTCATGAAGTTTGACTTTATTGAACATTCACAAAACAATAACAACCACACTTAAAGCAAATAACATGGATACATACGTAATTCACCTTGTATTAGTGACCATTCAACTAACTTTTCTCTTAGAACATGATGATCCAAGTCTACCTCATCAAAAACCAAGCAACAAATTTCTCCTTCAACACCTTTAGAGAATAAGTATCAACATTGAAAGGTTTTTAAATTGTGGAACCAATAGCCAAAAACCCTAATCTTAGTggataattttaattcaaatcagTGTTAAATTCGATCTCCTCAGTAGAACGACAAACATAATTTTGAGACCAAATGCGTTTTCTGTCACCAATCAGAAGAAAATGTTCCGCACTTGTTCTTTAGCTGTAGCTACTCCTCAAGAAACTGGGCAAAATGCTATGAGTGGCTAGGGGTACAATAGGCTATTCCAAAACATGTCGAAGCACACTTCTGGCAGCATGGAGGCTTAGTgcaagggaagaaacaaaaggggATGTGATGGGCCACTTGGTTTGCCATTATATGGTCCATTTGGCTACTTAGAAATGATATCATATTCAACAATGCACAATTTGACATCGAGAAGGTGGCggacttaattaaaataagattttggcAGTGTTGTAGAACAAGAATGGAATTGTCACCAACTTCATTTTATGATTGGTCCTTGTTGCTAAATGTGATTATGAAATTGGTTTAGATCAAGTACTGATAGGATGCTAGATACTGGCTTTATAAACCAGTGGGATTGGTGTGACAAGCACCATAAATGAAACAGCTTATACAAATGTCACTTATTCTCTCATGGGCTGAGGTTTGATGGAAGCTAGGCAATGGTTATACTATTTTTGTCAGCTAATTATAGTCCTTGTAACAGATAACTGGATCACTCCATTATGTCAGGTGGCTTTTTGGCTTTCTTTCTTGTTCTTTTCCTTGTATTTGGGGTGGGCACCCCTTGTGCCATCTTAACATATGAGGTTATatttggctgataaaaaaaattgagaccaAATATTGTTATTGCAAGGTAGTGATCATGAATTAACCAAGGACAACCTCATTTTTATCTAAAACCAAGTTAAAGTGTTAAACTTTATAACATTTAAAGAAACCAATAGCAACAAGACCCATAATTTGAGAACCTATTATAAGCTTCCATGCTCTCTTAAGTCTATCCTTTATAGCATGAACGcctatttatcttcttttttagtTTGACAACCAAAACATCAAACCAATGCATGTACAAACTCATGAAACATTTTGTCATCCACAAACACTTTTACCATAAGTTTGTTAACTTATTGATATTTTACTTGAATCAAAATTGATATAAGATGATTTGATATTGCTCTTGCTAGTAGAGTCTGTTTGAATTGAAGTACATTATGGTTGGAGGATATTGTTGAGTCTTATagttttggatttttttctaGCTCCACCCCTATGTGATATATTTATGGAGGAATAAATTTTGGTCTCTTCGCTAATAACAAACAAACAATACCATTTAtcattcaaatgaatttacattgatgttatatttttttatataaataaaataattcatttataatataattgctTGAATTGAGTACAAGTTGCGTGCAACTCAAGAATCTAGTACACTGGTAAcacactttaaaaaataataggtaGTTACATACcactttttaatgaaaaaacaaaacaaaatccacTTTAAAAGAGCCCATGAACCCCTGACATTAAATCACCTCCATGTAGCATTATATTCCTGTTTAGAATGTTAGTTTAAATAAACATCATATGtactaaattaatgaatttcaaTGGAATCTTTGAACTATAAatctaaaaaatgtaattatactgtttataaattttaataaaaacagggaataaaataaaatgtacttTTTCTTAAACTAGTGGGCCAATTTTTCTTGGTCCATTATCAATAAGCCTTATTCTCCACTGGACCAAAAACATAGAGCCCTATTCTCCCGTTATAGTAGAAACCCCGACAGTAATTTTAGCAAAGTTTGCTAATAAATCGTAATGGGCTTATGCTCAAGTAGCCGCCCAAACTTTGCCAGTTAGCCCATATTTTTGTTTCGATGTCTAGCCCCATATTCCACAAGGAGCTGCTATTGGCCCCAACCTCCCCGCGGAAAAGTTTATTTTACccctccttcttcctcttctcccATCTTCTcaccttcttcctcttctctcaTCTTCTCACCTTCTCCTTGCGCCACCTTCCTATCCCATCTCTTCCATGCCGCACATTGTCACCTATCCCCACCATCACTATCATGCATCATTGCGTAGAGCTCTTGCCCCTCCACCTTCAAGGCTCGACAAGCACAACTCCTCTCCATCATTATTGTGCCATTGCATGCATCCACCATTGCGAACTCCTTTTCCATAACAAAATTACATTTCCGCATGGATATTTGGGCacacaaaatcatttttttgttggattaagtggggcgaaaaaaatatatacaacaaaaatGCGATGCCTTGAAAAATAcacaatataattatgttttcgttgtgattttttttttgcaccccCACTAATATAGCGAAAATACAATTCTACAATACAATGTGGGAAAGGGTATTTTTGGAAATTGAAAATATTGGTGGGGCAAATAGCAATGAGGTTGGGTCCAAAAGTAATTCCCAAGCTAGTAGCCCCATGTAACCTTTTTTTGCCGTGATATGGTTTGTTATTGGGATGTTGCTTCCCTGTACTCCCACTATTACTTCTGTTCCATTACTGAAAAGTCCATTCTTAAatgcaatattttatattagacTTTTTGGAATATAATTGGATACAATAGTGAGAGTGCAGCAAGTTTTATCTTTGTTACGGAAGGGATAGCCCAATGGGAGCTGTGCGCCAGATATAAAATCTCGAgagcttttcctttttctttatataaatttgtcaaaaacaaaaaagagttaatGATAAGCTGACATTTGGTGGAGGCAATTATGAAtgagaggagaagaaaaaactGGTGGAGATGGTAAACTTTTGGTGGAGGCAATTAGCTGCAATACCATCACTGGAGCACAAACATAAATTGCATTTTACGCTTATGCTTTGGacatatattttatgtaaattgcctcttttttatttgaatgaaaagGTAAAGCTCAAAACCAAACACTAAatacaaaaagcatgttataTATGGGTGTGACAGTGAGACTATGTTTTTCCAGAGCATCTATAACTTAATTAGCTTCCTTCGGGACATATATCCACATAACGTCACCACCTCCTCTATGgatttcaaatcattttttagAATCAATGTTATTGTCATTCAAGCATATGTTTGGATTATTGTTAGGTAGTACTTACATTTTTACCTCAAATTCACgtcaaattggaaaaaaaaaaaatagacgcCGTAGTGTTGACTGTTTCTATGTTATGCATGTCTCTTGCAGTCAAACGGACCAAATGCTAGAAATTATCTAAACACACAATAAAGTCTTgcaccaataattttttttatatctttatgtGCCAAATTCTGGAGAATGAAAAGCAAATGTGCGAACAAAAAGAATTATTCCGAAGTGATTAAAAAGGGGAGGGGGAAAACACTCTTATGTGCGAGAAATATGCAAGAGTAAATTAAACAGAcagttttctctttctttcttttttcttccatgtATCACTTAATTAAGCAtgctataaataattaaacacatAGCAAACTACATTCAAACTAAGTTTGAATCACCCATATCTTGTCACTTAAGTAATGACATTATTATCAACAGGGAATCACCATGAAGAGCAAGAAATGAGAGaaccataaaattaataaaatttggtgaTCAACTAATGTCTTAGTAAAAATTTGCTGTCATAATAAAATTCGTCACAGTTGATTAGTGTTAATTTATAGATGGAGCTGTTTTTATTCTCCAAaagtatgtatttttaaaaacgtGCAGTTTTTCCCCTATGCCGATAGGTAAATATAAAGTGGAAAGTGTGCCATATCAAacgaaacaagaaaagaaaagaaaaaagcaataTGAAACACAAAGGCAATAATGACTTTGAACCTGAGAATTGTAGTCTCAGTAATCATATTGGAGTTATATTGTTCTTGTTCTTAATACTTttctacacatttttttataatactattTTCTTATCTCtcctttccatttttttttaccggATCTCTCTATCCCGTTATTCATCTTATCAtacactttttttctctctctttttgccTTCAATCCCTCTCCGCTTTTGTATAAAATGAACTACAAATTTATTACAGCACAGAGCTAGCATTTCTCATTATATTGTGGCTATCACTGGCTGCTCACATTTGATTCAAGCATTCAAGATAAGAGACATTGTTATTTATCAGCGAAGTTAATCCCACATATTTAACGAGAGAGAACATCGAATAAATACATAGgctgtaaaaacaaaaaatgatctaataataacaataatgataataataataataaaacagaaCATGCCACCACCTTCTAGCTACTACTAACACACCACGCaatgataaaattatacaaaagtTCTTTCGTAAtgataaaacattattttctttcaagaaaaagaCAAGTGGTTAGGGAAATCCATTAATGTTGATAGTGGAGCCTAGCAAAAtcgataaatatttttcttttgacgaCAAGAGTCAAACACGGAAATGCAAGAAAGCAAATAATTTGTACAACATATAGCCAAATCCTACATTCTACGGAATCAAGAGAAATTAGAACTTAGAAGAGAGAAGATAAGAAGAATCGACATTGACAAGCAAATTCCTAACACAAATTAACTTAACTCATCCCACCCCaatgaagaagagaaaaacaaaaaagagcatGACCTTTTTTCCCCTCCACCTTGTCATCGGCAaggcaagaaaaacaaaaagaaagaaaggagaaaaaaaagagtcCATTCCTCTACAAATACTCAACACTACCACCAACCATAGCTTATATGCCAATCTCCAAATCTCTGCAACTTGAGCCTCCTTCATTCAACACCTCCTGGAATATTAcaccaaaaaagcaaaaagaGCTCATTATCAGACATGCACCCAGCTAGTGATCAGATCAAAGAaaaaccacaacaacaacaaagccttgttCCACAAGTGAAGGTCCACTATATGAATCATACTTTAAAAACTAAATCTCTAGAGATAGAAaatccaaataaataaaattgaaaaaaggagATATAAGATTGGTATAATGGTTTGAAAAAGGTGAAGAAGGAGAGATCCCGAGTTCAAATCTTCCAattgtcatttttaataaaactaacaaaataatattttccccataaaaagaaatgaaaccaaagaaagataaatttataACCTGAGAAGAAGTGATACTAGTTGGAGGTGAATCATTGACCAATGCAGACCTTGTTGCATCTGAAGAACCACCTTCAGTACTTTTGTGAGGCTTCTTAGAGCCAATGTGGGTCTTTCTAAGACCCAAAAGTCCCTTCCACCTCGTTGAGGAGGGCTTGGGAGGCCTGAGAGAAAAATCATGATCATGATCATCGTCATTTATAAGGAGCTCTTCCTTgagagtggtggtggtggtggtggtggcccTCTGCTGCTGCATCATCATCATgtggttgtttttgttgttgttgttgcaatTGTCCTTGTTATACGTGGACATCAACCTGCCCTTGAAGAAAAGTTCATCAGCACTCATCATGGAGTAGTTTGCCACTGAAAACTCGAAATCTGAAGATACTGGCGCGTCTGATCTGGATGAGCCTCTTTGTTCTTGCTTCATGGCTTGTTTCACATCCACGAAATCATTTGAGAAAGAGATTCTTGGGCTCATTGGAGGAGCGcattgatgatgatgttgatgatCACCCTTGTTGTGCTCTGAGTTGTACATTTCTAAGCATGCCATCAGATTTCATAACACCacatctaaaataaaaagaaaacaaaatggatGCATGAGAGAGGTAGAAACAAATTCCACTTGGGACCCCTCACACTGACCCCACTCACAGCagatgtttgtatttatataagaaaatgttTGAAAGATATTTAATGTACTATtcagaagaataaaataaaatttatgatagcataaaactatttaaaataaaatgataatttgtaTATCATTGTCATTGctcatttatatatatcaatGAAGGATCGTCCTTTGGATTTTTCTTCCCATctttgcaaataaataaatactaatatttACATGCATGGCATGCCGTGACATGATGTTTTGTCATGACATGCTAATTTGGCATTCAATGACGGTCAATCTTCAAGATTTGTACTGTCTCCAGTTTACACTGCTCTCCTCTCCTTGGGCACATGTGAATTGTGAACACCGTGGAACTGCTAGCAgcaaattaaatatctttaacttttttatttattctctttCTTACCTATTAGCCCATGGCTATTGGCCAGCATAGTAACTGATGCAAAAGCTCTTCTTTTGAGGCCAATCTCTTGTGTTTCCTGTTGTAATGTAAACAAAGTTTTGGGAAGATTCGAAGAACTTGCACTTTTAACCTTCTCATCTCAACATCCAATGCattaatagtaataacaaaacatatacttcttccgtatatatttataagatataattgaccaaattattaatcaatttaaatattattattaaatttatcctTAGCAGAAACTTATTTATGTTCTCTAATCTTCATGAGAGAAAGTGATAATTTatagtaatatttaattataaattaaaataaataaagatatttttagtaaagaataattaatacacattaaaaataaaataaaccttataacaaaagacaaaaaaaattattgactatTTATCATAACGAAGAAATGTCTTATAAATAAAGGGCCAGGGAGTACCATGGTGCATTATCCAACcatcaataataaacaaaaaaagttttgcttttgcatgtttttttgttttcttgaggTGATGACAGAAGCAAGCAAAGGGTGTTAGAATTATTACTAGAGAGGTTATGGTCCTTATGGAGAAGGACGTTGATAACAGATACCATTTGTGGTACAGAAAACAACAGAAGTGAGTAGTGACATTTAAATAAACTGGTTggaatattaatttttgaattaataaaagTTTGAAGGCTCCCACCAAAGTGGCACAGTGGCAGAGTTACAGCTTACAGAGAGGACCGGAATGCATGCATAGCACAGCACAGCACAGCTCTGATAAATTGACCGAACTTTGACTCCAAATTGCACAAGCCATGAATATGGAATGAGCTGGCGACACCGACGGATCAAAGTGATCACGTGACCGCGGATTGTCTTTCAATTAGataataatgaatttcaatttaaagacaaaaacttattaattcaaattaaaattttatatatcagTACATTTACCATTGCCCCTTAATTTACACACAAACACCACCTCCACATAGACGTGGTTGAGTGTTAGTAAGTGCATCTAAACACTCACAATATATATTGGCTCACAAAAATGGCAATAGTTGGATTCAATTGACTCATTTTTTCCCAATATAATAAGTAGAGTTGACTCACTTTAACAccttcaaatttaattattgtgATCCATAGCCCACAAGGGGGTGGTTTAAGTTCaaggtgtatatatatatttcatgccaagttttaattaattaacttagtAATGTCATATTCAAATCTTGTATctatcactttcttttcttgtaaatGTTCATAATGGGTTGCTTGAATAGTTGCATTGATTGGCTATGATGAGGCATTTGAATTTGCTCCGCCGGCCCTCTTCATAGTTGGACAACTCTGGTCTTCACCAATCAccaattcatataattatttgaatCTTTTTATGATGATTCCTGGTAGCTAGGCACCAAATGGTTTTGCATCCCAATTGCAACTTCCGTTTTACCAATCATAGGGGAGGAAACAGACACAGCTAGCGTCCATAAatcaacaaatatattattattatttgttttgcaaagctgagagagagagaggaaaaaaaaagggagagggGTCATGGTCTTGAACTCTTGGACCAGTGTTTAGAAGTGGAATTACTCAGTCTTCGGGACCAGGAAAGCCTGCTGGTAACATGCAGGAAAGGACACtaaggtataaaaaaaaaaaaaattaacttgcaGTAAAGAACATAGTTGTCACTCACGTGGTTCAACCCTTTTCAAGTGATTGTCCTAATGGGGTTATGACATGTGGCTGATTCCCACAAATGAAAGCATTCGAACATGGACCACTCAAACACAATCGGCAATTTCTTGGAGAGTAATTAAAAGGCTGTTGAATTTAACCTGATCCCGGTTTTGGTCTCCCATCTTGTTAGCTACTACTTGCTTCTTATTGGCTCTAAACCTAAGTTAATTTCACATGAGCTCTTAGTATTTAATGTCTATGGTCCTTTCCCTATGTAAGATCAGAACAAACAAATACGAATTGAACTAGCTACCTGGTTCTCTAATGTTTATCGTTTGGCTACCCGTGTCAATTTAACGTAATTTTAGAAAGGTAGAACACAATTTTTTGAACATTTAGCATTAACTAATCTTCCAACTCATTATAAACTAAGGTTTTCaatagaatatttttattgaatattagGAAGATTATTTCATCTCAAAACTCATTCGTACGTACCACGTCTcttttttaatgtgtttaagAGATGGTTTATTAACTCCCACCCTTGTGGTGCAATAGTTTACCAATTACTGGGGTACGGAAATGCACATCCGTAGTGAAACTAATTCCGTTTAAtggaaatcaaatcaatttaaatttaatgcaaATTAATTGACCTTGAGgttgtaaattgtaatatatAGAGTATGTTTGAATACGCGGTGAAACCATGTTGAAAggccaaaataaaa contains:
- the LOC100527584 gene encoding uncharacterized protein LOC100527584, giving the protein MYNSEHNKGDHQHHHQCAPPMSPRISFSNDFVDVKQAMKQEQRGSSRSDAPVSSDFEFSVANYSMMSADELFFKGRLMSTYNKDNCNNNNKNNHMMMMQQQRATTTTTTTLKEELLINDDDHDHDFSLRPPKPSSTRWKGLLGLRKTHIGSKKPHKSTEGGSSDATRSALVNDSPPTSITSSQEVLNEGGSSCRDLEIGI